In Macadamia integrifolia cultivar HAES 741 chromosome 13, SCU_Mint_v3, whole genome shotgun sequence, one DNA window encodes the following:
- the LOC122060177 gene encoding protein trichome birefringence-like 34, with protein MDIPKQHQTKKATTPKARKQHRISFPVLMAWGIRNRIQYLVAILFTLLVVTTFFITGKNNMQSSPSPSPSECINFLSGNLTGKNEVQSSFDTTLAIDENSSDGSPPSQCDYFSGKWVYDNSSHPPYSWQQCSYISDQVACEKFGRKDINYQNWRWQPHQCDLPRFNATVLLEKLRGKRLVYVGDSLNRGQWVSMVCLLESSIPQEQKSLDWGGPDGALITFKAKEYDAKIEFYWAPLLLESNSDHPFNHRLPDRFVRIQAIERHARYWTDADILVFNSYLWWRRPKMKLLWGSFDSSDGIYKEVDMLRSYEMALKTWSDWVEIHVNHTKTQLFFASMSPTHLWSYEWSNAKEGEGNCYNETEPITTEGHWGGGSDSRMMRLVEAAIEGLGRRGVTVQMLNITQLSEYRKEAHPSIYKRQWESITQEQISNPTSYADCIHWCLPGVPDVWNEILYALLLPSFSNSSSSSSNSSSISSSSSS; from the exons ATGGATATACCCAAACAACATCAAACAAAGAAAGCAACAACACCAAAGGCAAGGAAACAACATCGCATATCTTTTCCAGTCCTCATGGCTTGGGGGATCAGGAACCGTATACAATACCTTGTGGCCATCCTTTTCACCCTCCTAGTCGTTACCACCTTCTTCATCACAGGAAAGAACAACATGCAGTCCTCGCCGTCGCCGTCACCGTCAGAATGTATTAATTTTCTTTCCGGCAACCTCACAGGAAAGAACGAGGTGCAATCGTCGTTTGACACTACTCTTGCGATAGATGAGAATTCCAGTGACGGCTCACCGCCGTCCCAATGCGATTACTTTTCCGGCAAATGGGTTTACGATAACTCGTCCCACCCTCCATACTCCTGGCAGCAATGCTCTTACATTTCAGATCAAGTGGCTTGCGAGAAGTTTGGGAGAAAGGACATAAATTATCAGAATTGGAGGTGGCAACCACACCAATGTGATCTCCCaag GTTCAATGCCACAGTATTATTGGAGAAGCTGAGGGGAAAAAGGCTTGTTTATGTTGGGGACTCCCTTAATAGGGGTCAATGGGTATCTATGGTTTGCCTTTTAGAGTCCTCAATCCCACAGGAGCAGAAGTCCCTAGACTGGGGTGGGCCGGATGGAGCTTTGATCACCTTCAAGGCTAAG GAGTATGATGCAAAAATCGAGTTCTATTGGGCTCCTCTTCTGTTGGAATCAAACTCAGACCATCCATTTAACCATCGTCTACCTGACCGATTCGTTAGAATCCAAGCAATCGAGAGGCACGCCAGATACTGGACAGACGCAGATATACTCGTCTTCAACTCCTATCTTTGGTGGAGAAGACCCAAAATGAAGCTCTT GTGGGGCTCGTTTGATAGTTCCGACGGAATTTACAAAGAGGTAGATATGCTGCGCAGCTATGAAATGGCCCTCAAGACGTGGTCGGATTGGGTAGAAATCCATGTCAACCATACCAAGACCCAATTATTCTTTGCGAGCATGTCGCCCACACACTTATG GAGTTATGAGTGGAGCAATGCAAAGGAGGGagaggggaattgttacaatgAGACGGAGCCCATAACAACAGAAGGACACTGGGGTGGAGGATCAGATTCAAGGATGATGCGGCTAGTGGAAGCAGCAATCGAAGGGTTGGGGAGGAGAGGAGTGACGGTGCAGATGTTGAATATCACACAGTTGTCGGAGTACCGGAAAGAAGCCCACCCTTCCATATACAAGAGGCAATGGGAGTCCATCACTCAGGAGCAAATCTCTAATCCCACATCCTATGCTGATTGCATCCATTGGTGCCTCCCCGGTGTACCAGACGTCTGGAATGAGATCCTCTACGCCctccttctcccttctttttctaattcttcttcttcatcttctaattcttcctctatttcttcttcttcttcgtcttag